A single region of the Sorghum bicolor cultivar BTx623 chromosome 7, Sorghum_bicolor_NCBIv3, whole genome shotgun sequence genome encodes:
- the LOC8086084 gene encoding F-box/kelch-repeat protein At1g51550: MGCDGAAGGGGERMEEDEAGASTSSSSPPPPIAQLGYDQVLSILRLLPPEAVLSFAATCRAFRAWASTDALWEALCRRDWGARATAALAERRHDRHGGGLQAPWRRVYAEVARLGALSARRVPVRGASPRPRASHSLNLVAGWLVLFGGGCEGGHHLDDTWVAYAGTGAGNRPPAILSWQQLASGTPGGRFSHSCTLVGDTLVLFGGITDQGQRLNDTWIGQIFSEEHRRMRISWRLLEVGPLAPPPRGAHAACCVDEKFIVIHGGVGLYGSRLGDTWLLDLSNGFQSASWHQVGNTWPLPPPRSGHSLTWIGGTRMVLFGGRGSEFEVLNDVWLFDISDQYPKWKELKYDLSSALGELPFPRVGHSAILALGGKVLVYGGEDSQMRRKDDFWILDTPALLQYESGSKKMTKKMWKKLRIDGQCPNYRSFHGACVDTSGCCVYIFGGMVDGLVHPAEAWGLRFDGHLYQVELLLHL, encoded by the exons ATGGGATGCGACGGGGcggctggcggcggcggtgagcgcatggaggaggacgaggcgggggcgtcgacgtcgtcgtcgtcgccgccgccgcccatcgCGCAGCTGGGCTACGACCAGGTCCTCTCCATCCTCCGTCTGCTCCCGCCCGAGGCCGTGCTCTCCTTCGCCGCCACCTGCCGCGCGTTCCGGGCCTGGGCCTCCACGGACGCGCTCTGGGAGGCGCTGTGCCGCCGCGACTGGGGCGCCCGCGCCACCGCCGCGCTCGCCGAGCGCCGGCACGACCGCCACGGCGGCGGCCTGCAGGCGCCGTGGCGAAGGGTCTACGCCGAGGTCGCCAGGCTCGGCGCCCTGTCCGCGCGCCGCGTCCCCGTCAGGGGCGCCTCGCCGCGGCCCCGCGCGTCGCACTCGCTTAACCTCGTCGCAGGCTGGCTCGTGCTCTTCGGCGGCGGCTGCGAGGGAG GTCACCATCTTGATGATACTTGGGTGGCTTATGCTGGAACTGGAGCTGGAAATAGACCACCTGCTATACTTAGCTGGCAGCAATTAGCCTCTGGCACTCCAGGTGGTCGATTCAGTCATTCATGCACTCTAGTTGGTGACACATTAGTTTTGTTTGGTGGAATCACAGATCAGGGGCAGCGCTTGAATGATACATGGATAGGTCAAATTTTCTCTGAAGAGCATCGAAGGATGCGGATCTCATGGAGACTGCTGGAGGTAGGTCCGCTTGCACCACCTCCTCGTGGAGCTCATGCAGCCTGCTGCGTGGATGAAAAGTTTATTGTAATTCATGGTGGGGTAGGGCTCTATGGCAGCCGGCTTGGTGATACGTGGCTTCTTGATCTCTCAAATGGCTTCCAATCTGCCAGTTGGCACCAAGTAGGCAACACATGGCCTTTGCCTCCACCTCGTTCTGGTCACTCTTTAACTTGGATTGGTGGTACACGCATGGTATTATTTGGTGGTAGAGGATCAGAATTTGAGGTTCTTAATGATGTGTGGCTGTTTGATATTAGTGATCAATACCCGAAATGGAAGGAGCTAAAGTATGACTTGTCTAGTGCTCTCGGTGAACTTCCTTTTCCACGGGTTGGGCATTCAGCAATACTTGCCTTGGGTGGCAAGGTCCTTGTGTATGGCGGGGAGGACTCACAAATGCGACGAAAGGATGACTTTTGGATCTTGGATACACCAGCTCTACTTCAGTATGAGTCAGGTTCCAAGAAAATGACCAAAAAGATGTGGAAAAAACTAAGAATTGATGGTCAGTGCCCAAATTACCGATCCTTTCATGGGGCATGTGTAGATACTTCTGGTTGCTGTGTGTATATTTTTGGTGGAATGGTTGATGGCCTTGTACACCCTGCAGAAGCCTGGGGTTTGAGATTTGATGGGCATCTGTATCAAGTGGAGCTTCTGCTACATCTCTAG